Proteins encoded by one window of Hyphomicrobium nitrativorans NL23:
- the tatA gene encoding twin-arginine translocase TatA/TatE family subunit: MGLSVTHLLLVVAVAFLLFGRGKISELMGDVGKGIRSFKKGLEEDDGAAKADVVAESVKPTAPGRSGLA; encoded by the coding sequence ATGGGTCTCAGCGTCACGCATCTTCTTCTCGTGGTGGCCGTCGCGTTTCTCCTGTTCGGGCGCGGAAAGATTTCGGAGCTGATGGGGGACGTCGGCAAGGGCATCCGGAGCTTCAAGAAGGGGCTCGAAGAGGATGACGGCGCTGCGAAGGCCGATGTGGTGGCGGAGAGCGTGAAGCCAACAGCGCCGGGCCGGTCGGGTCTCGCGTGA
- a CDS encoding TonB-dependent receptor plug domain-containing protein, with protein MKGLAFGLMLSAAVVASSPARAQDGAVWLDGITVIGTRTEVSVQDNPASVTVIDQQQLERRAPESIAEMLRDVPGVEVVDSSAAGMKRLRIRGESSARVTILVDGQEMTDHSTFGTPILIDPSNVERIDVVRGPASVLYGAKAIGGVINIITKRGSEKPVELELGGAYYSGTKGKQGWAALSGTINSLDYRISGTLADHEDRKVPSGRYTSTGRLDGTSFDSDDLYLHLGHTFGAANNHYLALKVEQNRLTTENWTDPESLVFPITDFRIDLPQRDRQKIGVYYDGKNLGPVLRNVHVDAFYQTIDRLFMNEVVMRPTPAAPNRSVTVTSTSDDQIVNFGGTIQADFQFHPDHETIVGAHYLSDGLDTAKTSSTISRGFPFPVPPTLGDDRDKAFIRTASAFAQNTWSFAQDFKLATGIRYHHIETELDETTSATRTPQSNSEGQVVTSASLVYTGIQDTTLRAHYAEGYITPTLLQLFTDTAAGRGTNTYGNPNLDTETSRSYEIGARYNADGLALDLAGFYTTAKDYITTVRCGTGPACPAGALAAEYIYDNVDAATTFGIELMAEYAVPGTAFTPYVSGAWTRRKLEFQRFDTYNSNTPELSGRIGVRYDTVISGFNLWTDLFVRTASGVKLSSWNETASAVDTDTLSGWTTLNFAFGGPLTADESATFAVHLNNLTDEEYRSSFDELPGIGRSVEVSARVKF; from the coding sequence ATGAAGGGGCTGGCGTTCGGCCTCATGCTGTCCGCCGCCGTTGTGGCATCGTCCCCCGCGCGCGCCCAGGACGGCGCGGTCTGGCTCGACGGCATCACCGTGATCGGCACGCGCACCGAGGTTTCCGTGCAGGACAACCCCGCCTCCGTAACCGTGATCGACCAGCAGCAGCTTGAGCGCAGGGCGCCAGAGAGCATCGCCGAGATGTTGCGTGACGTTCCGGGCGTCGAGGTCGTCGATTCCTCTGCAGCCGGCATGAAGCGCCTGCGCATCCGCGGCGAATCTTCGGCACGCGTGACCATCCTCGTCGACGGTCAGGAGATGACCGACCACAGCACGTTCGGCACACCCATCCTGATCGATCCGAGCAACGTGGAGCGCATCGACGTCGTGCGCGGCCCCGCGTCCGTTCTCTACGGCGCCAAGGCCATCGGCGGCGTGATCAACATCATCACCAAGCGCGGATCGGAGAAGCCCGTCGAGCTGGAGCTGGGCGGCGCCTACTATTCCGGAACGAAGGGCAAGCAGGGCTGGGCTGCGCTATCGGGAACGATCAACAGCTTAGACTATCGCATCTCCGGAACGCTTGCCGACCATGAGGACCGCAAGGTTCCGAGCGGCCGTTACACGTCCACCGGCAGGCTCGACGGCACCTCGTTCGACAGCGACGATCTCTACCTGCATCTGGGACACACGTTCGGCGCTGCGAACAATCACTATCTCGCGCTCAAGGTCGAGCAAAACCGGCTCACGACAGAGAACTGGACGGACCCTGAGAGCCTCGTTTTTCCCATCACGGATTTCCGCATCGACTTGCCCCAGCGCGACCGTCAGAAGATCGGCGTCTACTACGACGGCAAGAACCTCGGCCCCGTTCTGCGCAACGTCCACGTCGATGCGTTCTACCAGACGATTGACCGCCTGTTTATGAACGAAGTGGTGATGAGGCCGACACCGGCGGCCCCCAATCGGAGCGTGACCGTGACGTCCACATCCGACGACCAGATCGTGAACTTCGGCGGCACGATCCAGGCAGACTTCCAGTTCCATCCCGACCACGAAACCATCGTCGGTGCCCACTATCTTTCAGACGGTCTGGATACGGCGAAAACATCTTCGACCATATCGAGGGGGTTTCCCTTTCCTGTGCCGCCAACGCTTGGAGATGATCGCGACAAGGCCTTCATAAGAACCGCGTCAGCCTTCGCCCAGAACACGTGGTCGTTCGCACAGGATTTCAAGCTCGCAACCGGCATTCGCTACCACCACATCGAAACGGAACTCGACGAGACCACCAGCGCCACGCGCACGCCCCAGAGCAACAGCGAAGGACAGGTCGTAACTTCGGCTAGCCTTGTCTACACCGGCATCCAGGACACAACCCTGCGCGCGCACTACGCGGAAGGCTACATAACGCCGACGCTGCTTCAGCTCTTCACCGACACCGCCGCGGGCCGCGGTACGAACACCTACGGCAATCCCAACCTCGATACCGAAACGTCCCGCAGCTACGAGATCGGCGCACGCTACAATGCAGACGGCCTTGCACTCGACTTGGCCGGCTTCTACACGACCGCAAAGGACTACATCACGACGGTCCGCTGCGGAACGGGACCTGCGTGTCCGGCTGGGGCGTTGGCCGCGGAATACATTTATGACAACGTCGACGCCGCGACGACCTTCGGCATCGAGCTGATGGCCGAGTACGCTGTTCCCGGCACTGCGTTCACGCCTTACGTCAGCGGCGCATGGACACGGCGCAAACTCGAATTCCAGCGCTTCGACACCTACAACAGCAACACGCCCGAGCTATCGGGCCGGATCGGCGTGCGGTACGATACCGTGATCTCGGGGTTCAATCTCTGGACCGATCTGTTCGTGCGCACGGCAAGCGGCGTCAAGCTGTCGTCATGGAACGAGACGGCATCCGCCGTCGATACCGACACCCTCTCAGGATGGACGACATTGAACTTCGCGTTCGGCGGTCCGCTCACCGCAGACGAATCCGCAACGTTCGCGGTTCATCTCAACAACCTCACCGACGAAGAATACCGTTCATCGTTCGACGAGCTTCCGGGAATCGGACGAAGCGTCGAGGTGAGCGCTCGTGTGAAATTCTAG
- a CDS encoding NAD(P)H-binding protein, which translates to MRPVLIFGASRGVGLLLAKKLRHDGVPVLAMLRSDTGRAELDAEGVRIAQGDAFSRTDLERAFSLLQSEFDVVSTLGGCAPDGEYADDVGNINVIDEAARRGVARFVLVTSIGCGEMAPFRSERAIAAFGAAVDAKTRAEEHMKRTIAQGTAIRPGGLRSEPATGRGILTTDAEMHGFIHRADVADLVARALRDAGTAGRAFAAVDRDQAKSVNPIAPFPLAA; encoded by the coding sequence ATGAGGCCGGTGCTGATCTTCGGAGCGAGCCGCGGCGTCGGCTTGCTCCTGGCAAAAAAGCTGCGCCACGACGGCGTGCCGGTGCTCGCGATGCTTCGCTCCGACACTGGCCGCGCGGAGCTTGATGCAGAGGGCGTGCGCATCGCCCAAGGTGACGCGTTTTCTAGGACCGATCTCGAACGGGCCTTCTCCCTCTTACAAAGTGAGTTCGACGTGGTCTCGACGCTCGGCGGCTGCGCACCCGATGGCGAATACGCCGACGATGTCGGCAACATCAACGTGATCGACGAAGCCGCCCGGCGCGGCGTCGCCCGGTTCGTGCTCGTGACGTCCATCGGATGTGGCGAGATGGCGCCCTTCCGATCCGAGCGGGCCATTGCTGCGTTCGGCGCGGCCGTGGACGCGAAAACACGCGCCGAAGAGCACATGAAGCGCACCATCGCGCAAGGCACCGCGATCCGGCCGGGCGGCTTGCGGTCCGAACCGGCAACCGGCCGCGGGATCTTGACGACGGACGCTGAGATGCACGGCTTCATCCATCGCGCGGACGTCGCCGATCTCGTCGCGCGCGCGCTGCGCGACGCCGGCACGGCGGGCCGCGCCTTTGCCGCCGTCGACAGGGATCAGGCGAAAAGCGTCAATCCCATCGCACCCTTTCCTCTCGCGGCTTGA
- the mauG gene encoding tryptophan tryptophylquinone biosynthesis enzyme MauG has product MTETRFFILLAFAIVLTVGTAAGVMPRTPQGPALTSAFAGPVSAATGVHVSEDLKAKYRRPEAIPAPPSNPLTPEKAELGKTLFFDPRLSRTGSVSCASCHQPGFDWGDGLKRGVGVTGVPLPRKTPTVLNAAWLSALMWDGRAGTLEQQAVLPITAEHEMGLELEEAVTRVNAIDGYAPLFEAAYPGEGIRAETLLGALASFQRTLVSGEAPFDKWIDGDEAAISEAAKRGFLVFNEAGRCAKCHSGWRLTDDSFHDIGLESEDIGRGQFAPPSVVIMQHAFKTPTLRDFRLSGPYMHDGSMASLDEVIEHYEDGGKKRPSLSPEMQAITLSAQERADLIAYLKTLQGPPLDVKMPRLP; this is encoded by the coding sequence ATGACGGAAACCCGTTTCTTCATCCTTTTGGCTTTTGCAATCGTGCTGACCGTCGGTACGGCGGCGGGTGTCATGCCGCGCACGCCGCAAGGCCCGGCGTTGACGTCGGCCTTCGCAGGGCCCGTGTCGGCTGCGACCGGAGTGCACGTTTCCGAGGATCTCAAGGCGAAGTATCGCCGCCCCGAGGCTATTCCCGCGCCGCCATCCAATCCGTTGACGCCGGAAAAGGCCGAACTCGGCAAGACGCTGTTCTTCGATCCGCGGCTCTCGCGGACGGGGAGCGTTTCGTGCGCAAGCTGCCATCAGCCGGGATTCGATTGGGGCGACGGACTCAAGCGCGGCGTTGGGGTGACGGGCGTGCCGTTGCCGCGCAAGACGCCGACCGTTCTCAATGCGGCGTGGCTTTCCGCGCTGATGTGGGACGGCCGCGCCGGAACGCTGGAACAGCAGGCGGTGCTGCCGATCACGGCCGAGCACGAGATGGGGCTCGAACTCGAAGAGGCCGTGACGCGCGTCAACGCAATCGACGGATACGCGCCGCTTTTCGAAGCTGCCTATCCCGGCGAGGGCATCCGCGCGGAAACGCTTCTCGGCGCACTTGCGAGCTTCCAGCGCACGCTCGTGTCGGGCGAAGCACCGTTCGACAAGTGGATCGACGGGGACGAGGCCGCTATCTCGGAAGCTGCCAAGCGCGGGTTTCTCGTCTTCAACGAGGCGGGGCGTTGTGCCAAATGCCATTCGGGCTGGCGGCTCACGGACGACAGTTTCCATGACATCGGGCTTGAAAGCGAAGACATCGGGCGCGGGCAATTCGCGCCGCCCAGTGTCGTGATCATGCAGCACGCCTTCAAGACGCCGACGCTGCGGGATTTCCGCTTGTCAGGTCCCTATATGCACGACGGATCGATGGCTTCGCTCGACGAGGTGATCGAGCACTACGAGGACGGCGGAAAGAAACGGCCAAGCCTGTCGCCGGAAATGCAGGCCATCACGTTGAGCGCACAAGAGCGGGCGGATCTCATTGCCTATCTGAAGACGTTGCAAGGGCCGCCGCTTGACGTAAAGATGCCGCGGCTCCCCTGA
- a CDS encoding APC family permease — protein sequence MAQATARRRQKRISLLRVLGPGHVWALGVGIVLVGEYMGWSFAVGKGGAIAALIACWFAGLLYTCVAIIDSEVTSTVAAAGGQYAQAKHIIGPLMAFNVGLFLVFAYTMLEAANAITLGHLVQTVGIMAGFENSSDKPFVVLTIMTLAWLNYRGVYTTLTFSLVITAIAFIAICVLFFAVQPWSDAYVHHDQLLTELPYGWLGVLAALHFGMWFYLGIEGTTQAAEEVRSPARALPLGTMTGIITLLIAATMTWYVCSGLMPWEYLGQSVTPLFDAARLTNSTVLMVLLFIGTIFSALASANCCINDASRAWFSMGRDHYLPQVFGAVHPKYRTPYRSIVFLVPVALVFAYFAPLDQVITFSILSGLLDYTFMAINVIMFRKKWPLGSIKRGYVYPFHPLPAIVLLILCAATYFAVFLGYGTQLIAMMVFYIVASLWFALHRYKFVRRGEQFTMPWPKPVGY from the coding sequence GTGGCTCAGGCAACCGCTCGCCGCCGGCAGAAGCGCATCTCGCTGCTTCGCGTGCTTGGCCCTGGTCATGTGTGGGCGCTGGGTGTCGGGATCGTTCTCGTCGGCGAATACATGGGCTGGAGCTTTGCGGTCGGCAAGGGTGGCGCTATTGCCGCGCTCATCGCGTGCTGGTTTGCCGGCCTCCTTTATACGTGCGTTGCCATCATCGATTCGGAGGTGACCTCGACGGTTGCGGCCGCAGGCGGACAGTACGCGCAGGCCAAGCACATCATCGGGCCGCTGATGGCTTTTAACGTCGGTCTTTTTCTGGTTTTCGCCTACACGATGCTGGAGGCGGCGAACGCCATCACGCTCGGTCACCTTGTCCAGACCGTCGGCATCATGGCGGGTTTCGAGAATTCGAGCGACAAGCCGTTCGTCGTGCTCACGATCATGACGCTCGCCTGGCTCAATTATCGCGGCGTCTACACGACGCTGACGTTCAGCCTTGTCATCACGGCCATCGCCTTTATCGCAATTTGCGTGCTGTTCTTCGCGGTCCAGCCCTGGAGCGATGCCTACGTGCATCACGATCAGCTGCTGACCGAGCTTCCCTATGGCTGGCTCGGCGTGCTGGCAGCGTTGCATTTCGGAATGTGGTTCTATCTCGGTATCGAAGGAACCACGCAGGCTGCGGAGGAGGTGCGCTCGCCGGCGCGCGCTCTTCCGCTCGGCACCATGACGGGCATCATTACGCTTCTGATTGCGGCGACCATGACGTGGTACGTCTGCTCGGGCCTGATGCCGTGGGAGTATCTGGGGCAATCGGTGACGCCGCTGTTCGATGCGGCGCGTCTCACCAATTCGACGGTTCTGATGGTGTTGCTCTTCATCGGCACAATCTTCTCCGCACTGGCCTCCGCCAACTGCTGCATCAACGATGCGTCGCGCGCGTGGTTTTCCATGGGGCGCGATCATTATCTTCCCCAGGTGTTCGGCGCCGTGCATCCCAAGTATCGCACGCCCTATCGCTCGATCGTGTTTCTGGTGCCGGTGGCCCTGGTGTTCGCTTACTTCGCACCGCTGGATCAGGTGATTACGTTCTCGATCCTTTCGGGCCTGCTCGACTACACGTTCATGGCGATCAACGTGATCATGTTCCGGAAAAAATGGCCGCTGGGGTCGATTAAGCGGGGTTATGTCTATCCGTTCCACCCGCTGCCCGCGATCGTGCTGCTGATCCTATGCGCCGCGACGTACTTTGCGGTGTTTCTGGGCTACGGCACGCAGTTGATTGCGATGATGGTGTTCTACATTGTTGCTTCGCTGTGGTTTGCGCTGCATCGGTATAAGTTCGTGCGACGTGGGGAGCAGTTTACGATGCCTTGGCCGAAGCCTGTCGGGTATTGA
- a CDS encoding methylamine utilization protein MauJ, which produces MTASEEAKDERSFVVGFMLCNTLTRAWETDLVVSASDSERDVEIDGVRCILHASANEAGKLHEIVYAVPATGATDALSLAFRHADAELSRMALQYGRSFEIAGWRVADVEYGARWRFVPFRPSALKTEPALGALSSEWSSLLRLYREARSATSPTWRLIAAGAILDAAVAARAPFDATGLDVVNHALTFDMLARSGTLTTHPEFKGATVRALHDVVEPLRMSLLSELSQLGAGAARRETGDYHGTVCLTALANLADLVARDLVLMRLRTEGDVRDAERARGMETVSA; this is translated from the coding sequence GTGACGGCTTCCGAGGAGGCTAAGGACGAGCGCTCGTTTGTGGTGGGCTTCATGCTTTGCAACACCTTGACGCGCGCTTGGGAGACGGACCTCGTCGTTTCCGCTTCGGACAGCGAACGCGACGTCGAGATCGACGGTGTGCGTTGCATTCTTCACGCTTCGGCAAACGAAGCCGGTAAGCTTCACGAGATCGTTTATGCCGTTCCGGCGACAGGCGCGACGGACGCGCTTTCTCTGGCCTTTCGCCACGCCGACGCCGAACTCAGCCGTATGGCCCTCCAATACGGGCGCAGCTTCGAAATCGCGGGCTGGCGCGTCGCCGATGTGGAGTACGGCGCGCGCTGGCGGTTTGTGCCGTTCCGGCCGAGTGCGCTCAAGACCGAGCCTGCTCTCGGCGCATTGTCTTCCGAATGGAGCAGCCTTCTCCGACTTTATCGGGAGGCCAGGAGCGCGACGAGCCCGACCTGGCGCCTGATCGCAGCGGGCGCTATTCTCGACGCGGCCGTTGCGGCACGTGCGCCCTTCGACGCGACAGGTCTCGATGTTGTGAACCATGCTCTGACGTTCGACATGCTTGCGCGAAGCGGGACTCTTACCACGCATCCGGAATTCAAGGGCGCGACGGTGCGTGCGCTGCACGATGTCGTCGAGCCGCTGCGAATGTCATTGTTATCGGAGCTGTCCCAGCTTGGCGCTGGTGCCGCTCGACGCGAGACCGGAGATTATCACGGGACGGTTTGCCTCACGGCCTTGGCCAATCTTGCGGATCTCGTCGCGCGCGATCTCGTGCTCATGCGCCTGCGCACCGAAGGAGACGTCCGCGATGCGGAGCGGGCAAGGGGCATGGAAACGGTGAGTGCGTAA
- a CDS encoding plastocyanin/azurin family copper-binding protein, producing MKIVSAVVAALIVLSAGFDVARAADPLEVVAKDALPADVVKVDIAKMKYAPATLEVEAGTTVEWTNSDAVPHNVQIGTPAKIMGAMLRTGQTMAIRFNEAGDYSYTCTPHPFMKGGVKVKPKA from the coding sequence ATGAAAATCGTCAGTGCTGTTGTTGCTGCTTTGATTGTCTTGTCCGCGGGGTTCGACGTCGCCCGTGCCGCGGATCCGCTTGAGGTCGTGGCAAAGGACGCGCTCCCCGCGGACGTCGTCAAAGTCGATATCGCGAAGATGAAGTATGCCCCGGCGACGCTCGAAGTCGAGGCGGGCACGACCGTGGAATGGACCAACAGCGATGCTGTTCCCCATAACGTGCAGATTGGCACGCCGGCCAAGATCATGGGTGCGATGCTGCGCACCGGACAGACGATGGCCATCCGCTTCAACGAAGCCGGCGATTACAGCTACACGTGCACGCCGCATCCCTTCATGAAGGGTGGGGTGAAGGTGAAGCCCAAGGCGTGA
- a CDS encoding methylamine utilization protein MauL, translating to MRRWIAALAMSIAVTAPLLSSIALAAEHTVVLHHMELDKIEGEMRVGDVVTFDNRSDMAHNLYITYSDGTVDNLDTQVPGVKRSLTLRVAGPTVIRCWIHPIIKSELVILDEEGDAGR from the coding sequence ATGAGACGTTGGATTGCAGCGCTTGCGATGAGTATTGCCGTAACGGCGCCGCTTCTTTCAAGCATAGCGTTGGCCGCCGAGCATACGGTGGTGTTGCACCACATGGAGCTCGATAAGATCGAGGGCGAGATGCGCGTCGGCGACGTCGTGACGTTCGATAACCGCTCCGACATGGCCCACAATCTCTACATCACTTATTCGGATGGGACGGTCGATAACCTCGACACCCAGGTTCCTGGGGTGAAGCGGAGCCTCACGCTTCGCGTTGCGGGGCCGACGGTGATCCGCTGCTGGATTCATCCGATCATTAAATCCGAGCTTGTCATTCTGGACGAAGAGGGCGACGCCGGGCGTTGA